Proteins found in one Fibrobacter sp. UWT2 genomic segment:
- a CDS encoding DUF4129 domain-containing transglutaminase family protein, translated as MMTSEKVDIRYAFKVLFLCLASVNLGHTFDFLWLGILFAVYFVVIGVLNATRRREFAKRPRYNKILAYGAIVPLALFWVMTPSVENGVSPYLIFLPGIYLLYLAALQERSRGNGGFEVFVAFDGVGALLFGMFMVPHGWGIVGLVGFLLALCAYSRRGTAPYKYGLFLLVIAILSAISYGGWQHWKSQRYRYGAKMAEDYYQRERMMGFDPVAALGSFGSNYNSRYNSQVVLRVWDKQPSRYFKAASYEKYVAGIWKLPTSYAKKLYPAYYQVDYAVLEVADSLTKADSLREVEQIWVQSTLNNFGFVFAPYGVVGFAAKDVDSLTYYAGGMVQGLNGNGKRSDWHYFKCKPVSAEDAPDACSLPDSLLASSEGDLMVGERYLPLIDTVIAAMQLRDSASSDSVLVDSVALAKSMPDSLVLQKMLAYYLANFTYSLTVPGITRWGGAKNEPLAIFWREKQGFCEYYATLSALVLRRLGIPARYVTGFANPEIVEGLPYSIFRRKHSHAWVEAYVDGRWVIFDPTPPILPQFAQTPSWWSVKWEGVRGRFARVMHALKEGEWRRVVDSWQNQSTALLESPILYAVLVILVAGFAGRKIYVTYKLSSKNRAYVSARSLEWVKKLDRAERDLTRVGLRREPGETVGKFAARVKIALSHLAEEQIPLKKIQRVRHALLTLDEYESSRWRH; from the coding sequence ATGATGACTAGCGAGAAAGTAGACATTCGCTACGCCTTCAAGGTGTTGTTCCTTTGCTTGGCTTCGGTGAATCTGGGCCATACCTTTGATTTCTTGTGGCTTGGAATTTTATTTGCTGTCTACTTTGTGGTCATCGGCGTGCTGAATGCGACGCGCCGCCGAGAGTTTGCGAAGCGCCCGCGTTACAACAAGATTTTGGCGTACGGGGCGATTGTGCCGCTCGCATTATTCTGGGTGATGACGCCGTCCGTTGAAAACGGCGTGTCGCCTTATTTGATTTTCTTGCCGGGAATTTACTTGCTGTATTTGGCGGCGTTGCAGGAACGGAGCCGCGGAAACGGTGGCTTTGAAGTCTTTGTCGCCTTCGATGGCGTAGGCGCATTGCTCTTTGGAATGTTCATGGTGCCGCATGGTTGGGGGATTGTTGGACTTGTCGGATTCTTGCTTGCGCTTTGCGCTTATAGCCGTCGCGGTACAGCGCCTTACAAGTACGGGCTCTTTTTGCTTGTGATTGCTATACTCAGCGCAATTTCTTACGGCGGTTGGCAACATTGGAAATCGCAGCGCTATCGCTACGGAGCGAAAATGGCCGAAGACTACTACCAGCGCGAACGCATGATGGGCTTTGATCCGGTTGCGGCCTTGGGTAGTTTCGGAAGTAATTACAATTCTCGTTACAATAGCCAAGTCGTGTTGCGCGTGTGGGATAAACAGCCCTCAAGATACTTTAAGGCGGCTAGCTACGAAAAATATGTGGCGGGTATTTGGAAATTGCCGACGTCGTATGCGAAAAAGCTTTACCCTGCTTATTATCAGGTGGACTATGCTGTGCTTGAGGTGGCGGATTCGCTGACGAAGGCCGATTCCCTGCGCGAAGTGGAACAAATCTGGGTGCAGTCAACGCTGAATAACTTTGGCTTTGTGTTTGCGCCCTATGGTGTCGTGGGCTTTGCGGCGAAAGATGTGGACTCGTTGACTTATTATGCGGGCGGCATGGTGCAGGGATTGAATGGTAATGGAAAACGCTCTGACTGGCATTATTTTAAATGCAAGCCTGTCTCGGCGGAGGATGCGCCGGACGCTTGCTCGTTGCCGGATTCCTTGCTGGCTTCGAGCGAAGGCGACTTGATGGTGGGCGAGCGGTACCTGCCGCTGATTGACACCGTGATTGCGGCGATGCAGTTGCGCGACTCTGCCTCATCGGATTCGGTTTTGGTGGATTCGGTGGCGCTCGCAAAATCGATGCCAGATTCTCTTGTGTTGCAGAAAATGCTTGCCTATTACCTTGCAAACTTCACCTATTCGCTTACGGTGCCGGGAATTACGCGTTGGGGTGGCGCGAAGAATGAACCTTTGGCGATTTTCTGGCGCGAAAAGCAAGGCTTCTGCGAATACTATGCGACGCTTTCGGCGTTGGTACTTCGCCGTTTGGGAATTCCGGCGCGGTACGTGACGGGCTTTGCAAATCCTGAAATCGTCGAGGGTTTGCCTTATAGCATTTTCCGCCGCAAGCATTCGCATGCATGGGTCGAAGCGTATGTGGATGGCCGCTGGGTAATCTTCGACCCGACGCCTCCCATTTTGCCGCAGTTTGCACAGACTCCCAGCTGGTGGAGCGTCAAATGGGAGGGCGTGCGCGGGCGTTTCGCCCGCGTGATGCATGCTCTTAAAGAAGGTGAGTGGCGCCGCGTTGTCGATAGCTGGCAGAATCAATCGACCGCCCTCTTGGAAAGTCCAATTCTTTATGCGGTGCTGGTGATTCTTGTAGCAGGATTTGCTGGCCGCAAGATATATGTCACATATAAATTAAGTTCCAAGAATCGCGCGTATGTCTCGGCGCGGTCTCTGGAATGGGTGAAAAAACTTGACCGCGCTGAGCGGGATTTGACCCGCGTGGGACTCCGCCGTGAACCCGGCGAAACTGTCGGCAAATTTGCAGCTCGTGTCAAGATAGCGCTCTCACACCTCGCCGAGGAGCAAATCCCTCTTAAAAAGATTCAAAGAGTGCGCCACGCTTTGCTCACCCTCGACGAATACGAATCGAGCCGCTGGAGACATTAA
- the dapB gene encoding dihydrodipicolinate reductase, with the protein MSVQVMVNGIPGNMGRIVAETCVARGLELVPYSLTGEIIVENEAEVAGKTIQLLKPSNREARIGEVLEKYPNVICIDYTHPTAVNDNAAFYVKHKIPFVMGTTGGDREALAKLVADANHPSVIAPNMAKQIVAFQTMIEYLAKEFPTAFRGYKLSVVESHQKTKADTSGTARAVVGDFQKMGFDFTVDDIEKVRDEKEQMERMHVPEEYLGGHAFHTYSLDSADGTVHFEFQHNVCGRKIYAEGTVDAVNFLACHIANGTAKPFNMMDVLRSGKMR; encoded by the coding sequence ATGTCTGTACAAGTGATGGTAAATGGTATTCCGGGCAACATGGGCCGCATTGTGGCCGAAACCTGCGTGGCCCGCGGTCTCGAACTCGTCCCGTATTCTCTGACGGGTGAAATTATCGTTGAAAACGAAGCCGAAGTCGCCGGCAAGACCATCCAACTTTTGAAGCCGAGCAATCGCGAAGCTCGCATTGGCGAAGTTCTTGAAAAGTACCCGAACGTCATTTGCATTGACTATACGCATCCGACGGCCGTGAATGACAACGCCGCTTTCTACGTCAAGCACAAGATTCCGTTCGTGATGGGCACCACCGGCGGCGACCGCGAAGCTCTCGCCAAGCTCGTTGCCGATGCAAATCACCCGAGCGTGATTGCTCCGAATATGGCAAAGCAGATTGTCGCTTTCCAGACGATGATTGAATATCTGGCTAAGGAATTCCCGACAGCCTTCCGCGGCTACAAACTCTCCGTGGTCGAAAGCCACCAGAAGACCAAGGCTGACACCAGCGGTACCGCACGCGCCGTGGTGGGTGACTTCCAGAAGATGGGTTTTGACTTCACCGTCGATGACATCGAAAAGGTCCGTGACGAAAAGGAACAGATGGAACGCATGCATGTGCCCGAAGAATACCTCGGCGGTCACGCTTTCCACACCTACAGCCTCGACAGCGCCGATGGCACGGTTCACTTTGAATTCCAGCACAATGTCTGCGGCCGTAAGATTTACGCCGAAGGTACTGTGGATGCTGTGAACTTCCTCGCTTGCCACATTGCAAACGGAACGGCCAAGCCCTTCAACATGATGGACGTGCTCCGCTCCGGCAAGATGAGATAA
- a CDS encoding ABC transporter permease subunit, translated as MRSYILRRLLLMIPTLIGISLVCFILIQLLPGGPVEEMISRAQQAAAMKGGVDASKALSPDQIAQIQAYFGFDQPAWKRYLTWLWNVLHLDLGSSYTYGLPVWDVITSRFPISLFFGITSFFLSYLVCIPLGLWKAVHHGSKLDSLSSGVIFSGYVMPGYALGILLIIFLAGGSYLDIFPLGGLTSDDFEDFTFFEKIVDLGHHLILPIFCYMISEFAFLTFLMKNSALEELGKDYMRTALAKGMSFNQALVRHALRNALIPIATRLSEICTLMFAGALLIEKVFDIDGMGLLYYNSMVNRDYNVVMGVIFLSSLMAMIGRLFSDILYTLVDPRIKFS; from the coding sequence ATGCGCTCCTATATCCTCCGCCGCTTACTTTTGATGATCCCGACCCTCATCGGGATTTCTCTGGTATGCTTTATCCTTATCCAGCTGTTGCCGGGTGGACCTGTGGAGGAAATGATTTCGCGTGCGCAGCAAGCCGCTGCCATGAAGGGCGGGGTAGATGCCTCCAAGGCACTCTCGCCCGATCAGATTGCGCAAATCCAGGCGTACTTCGGTTTTGACCAACCCGCCTGGAAGCGTTATCTGACTTGGCTCTGGAACGTTCTGCACCTGGACTTGGGCTCAAGCTATACTTACGGGCTCCCTGTGTGGGACGTGATTACGAGCCGTTTCCCGATTTCGCTGTTCTTTGGTATTACTTCGTTTTTCTTGAGTTACCTGGTCTGCATTCCGCTTGGCCTCTGGAAGGCGGTGCATCACGGGAGCAAGCTGGATTCCCTTTCTTCGGGCGTGATTTTCTCGGGCTACGTGATGCCGGGTTACGCTCTCGGTATTTTGCTCATTATCTTCTTGGCGGGAGGTTCGTACCTTGACATTTTCCCGCTGGGTGGCCTCACGAGCGATGACTTCGAGGACTTTACCTTCTTCGAAAAAATTGTGGACCTAGGACACCATTTGATTCTGCCGATTTTCTGCTACATGATTAGCGAATTCGCGTTCCTGACGTTCCTCATGAAAAACTCCGCGCTGGAAGAACTCGGCAAGGACTACATGCGTACCGCCCTTGCGAAGGGCATGAGCTTTAACCAGGCACTCGTTCGCCACGCTCTCCGTAACGCCCTCATCCCGATTGCCACGCGCCTTTCCGAAATTTGCACCTTGATGTTTGCGGGCGCACTCCTTATCGAAAAGGTCTTCGATATCGACGGCATGGGCCTACTTTACTACAACTCCATGGTGAACCGCGACTACAACGTGGTCATGGGCGTCATCTTCCTCAGCAGCTTGATGGCGATGATTGGCCGCCTTTTCAGCGATATCCTCTACACGCTCGTAGACCCGCGCATCAAATTCTCGTAG
- a CDS encoding aminoglycoside phosphotransferase family protein → MSNEIVSPVIEKYLKSRGYADYEITPIAGAGSGRKYYRIASGKQSAVLQVSASVDDDFKRFVDYAEAFNSFGLPVPKIYCVDEASCSVLQENLGAHNLLDNIVSPGSEKKTGNVRILYPEVIDSLIKWQNISRSLFSSRSDLWLRRFDFAALKWETDYFTENYLKNFKGIQEIPEYVRQFYSLIAVSVEAQHKVLMHRDFQSQNIMVKPNSEIAFVDFQGARRGAMFYDLASLLWDPYVELSLTEIKDFFEYWRVSYRETKTYTKDDAWEAFIHASLQRVMQAMGAYCFLSKVKGIQKFEQYIEPGKRQLRVVFDEFKKMAKATSPKVFDFMDNALV, encoded by the coding sequence ATGAGTAACGAAATTGTTTCGCCAGTTATTGAAAAGTATTTGAAGTCCCGCGGCTATGCCGATTACGAAATAACCCCTATTGCCGGTGCCGGTTCGGGTCGTAAGTATTACCGAATTGCCTCCGGTAAGCAGAGCGCCGTGCTGCAGGTTTCTGCCTCGGTCGATGATGATTTTAAGCGTTTTGTGGATTATGCCGAAGCATTCAACTCTTTCGGACTTCCGGTTCCCAAGATTTATTGCGTAGACGAAGCCTCTTGCTCCGTACTTCAAGAAAACCTGGGCGCACACAATTTGCTCGACAATATTGTTTCGCCGGGTTCCGAAAAGAAGACGGGCAACGTTCGTATTCTCTACCCCGAAGTCATCGATTCCTTGATCAAGTGGCAGAACATTTCCCGCTCGCTTTTCAGCTCTCGTTCCGACCTCTGGCTGCGTCGCTTCGATTTCGCCGCTCTCAAGTGGGAAACCGACTACTTTACTGAAAACTACCTGAAGAATTTCAAGGGCATTCAGGAAATTCCTGAATACGTGCGTCAGTTCTATTCCTTGATTGCTGTTTCTGTGGAAGCTCAGCATAAGGTGTTGATGCATCGCGATTTCCAGAGCCAGAACATCATGGTGAAGCCGAATTCCGAAATCGCCTTTGTGGATTTCCAGGGCGCTCGCCGCGGTGCCATGTTCTATGACTTGGCCTCTCTCTTGTGGGATCCGTACGTAGAACTTTCTCTGACCGAAATCAAGGACTTCTTTGAATACTGGCGCGTTTCTTATCGCGAAACCAAGACCTACACCAAGGATGACGCTTGGGAAGCCTTTATTCACGCTAGCTTGCAGCGCGTGATGCAGGCCATGGGCGCCTACTGCTTCTTGAGCAAGGTCAAGGGAATCCAGAAGTTTGAACAGTACATTGAACCGGGTAAGCGTCAGCTGCGTGTTGTCTTTGATGAGTTCAAGAAGATGGCCAAGGCTACTTCGCCAAAGGTCTTTGACTTCATGGACAACGCACTGGTATAA
- a CDS encoding PTS sugar transporter subunit IIA yields the protein MQPIYVKHYAEPESFARALGFAYDALVHGPVKFDAMETWKSLSERVSQGIYMGEGLLLPHTRVSGLPQPLFAFAVCPKGFTDIAVKAGQVPQYICLLLSPAESATCHTQFIANIARKLLNPQWRAQALDAKTPEQLNALFEE from the coding sequence ATGCAACCGATTTACGTAAAACATTATGCAGAACCCGAGTCCTTCGCAAGGGCTTTGGGTTTTGCTTACGATGCCTTGGTTCATGGCCCGGTCAAGTTTGATGCCATGGAAACATGGAAGTCTCTTTCGGAACGAGTGTCCCAGGGAATTTACATGGGCGAGGGCTTGCTCTTGCCGCATACGCGTGTGTCGGGACTTCCGCAACCGCTGTTTGCTTTTGCGGTTTGCCCGAAGGGCTTTACTGACATTGCTGTGAAAGCGGGCCAAGTGCCGCAGTACATTTGCCTGTTGCTTTCTCCGGCGGAGTCTGCAACGTGTCATACGCAGTTTATCGCCAACATTGCTCGCAAACTGCTGAATCCGCAGTGGCGTGCCCAGGCGTTGGATGCAAAAACCCCCGAACAGCTGAACGCGCTGTTCGAGGAATAA